In Thiospirochaeta perfilievii, a single window of DNA contains:
- a CDS encoding glycoside hydrolase family 65 protein — MDEEWVIRQNNFEDIEDLKKNETLFTLGNGFLGIRGDLIQEEKSFQKGTYINGFYEKGPIKYGENAYGYAQNWQTMISLPEGKEIDFVINNEKLFNPKGRFIESCRILNMRESYTKWSFKWEDSKSNIISGSLLTIVPFDYRGTVLYRWDFEFANSNNQVKINSKITYNRPKTETTKDPRISAHFDHNSISVDKSESDNSSKILNIVTSGSSLILSSIMDHQVSGGEYKVQNSELDEGLSSFIDISAGSRLSITKIITYDYDIEENRNLLSKRLISQQSKALKDGFESIILNQRSFMESFWSRSDIKLDGNIDIQRSIRFNLFQLLQSTGRDGKRSIAAKGLSGPGYEGHYFWDAETYVLPFFIYTNPEIAKSMLLYRISIMDKARERADILGHKGILFPWRTINGEESSAYFPAGTAQYHINADIALGLSKYLEITGDLTILDQGGCELLSGTANFWCSLGDTIEGKGFCFNGVTGPDEYTALVDNNFYTNIMAKKNLEMAAYWLNGRHDTEEVNLWIKRAGEIYLPKNIDITPQDDSFLGKEKWDFKNTSDDKYPLLLNFHPLNIYRKQVLKQADTVMAQFLFRDFFPPGLLKRNFDYYEEVTTRDSSLSACAQGINANWLGYEDLAWEYFLETVHTDLKDLHQNVFHGLHTASMGGSYLIILFGFLGLDTRDGNLMFRPRLPRYINNLELNVSIMGGELNIKIKDDKISYTPIDGDIEIFHFSNLILLSKNETKTMSLYPRVKLHIKLDSTQDRLNMEESIFDDINKHDLLPEEVMIISSGDNIIKYLNYFSQPDLKTNDDLENLYRDSWRKNREFIGFRPKIK; from the coding sequence ATGGATGAAGAATGGGTAATAAGACAAAATAACTTTGAGGATATAGAAGATCTTAAGAAAAATGAGACTCTATTTACTTTAGGAAATGGCTTTCTAGGTATTAGGGGAGATCTAATCCAAGAGGAAAAATCCTTCCAAAAAGGTACGTATATAAATGGTTTTTATGAAAAAGGTCCAATAAAATATGGTGAAAATGCCTATGGTTATGCCCAGAATTGGCAGACAATGATTAGTCTTCCCGAAGGTAAAGAGATTGATTTTGTAATAAACAATGAGAAACTGTTTAACCCTAAAGGGCGTTTTATAGAGAGTTGTCGAATCTTAAATATGAGGGAATCCTATACTAAGTGGTCCTTTAAATGGGAGGATTCCAAAAGTAATATAATTAGTGGAAGTCTTTTAACCATTGTTCCATTTGACTATAGAGGTACTGTTTTATACAGATGGGATTTTGAATTTGCTAACTCAAATAACCAGGTAAAGATTAATAGTAAAATAACCTATAATAGACCAAAAACAGAAACTACAAAGGATCCTAGAATCTCTGCACATTTTGATCATAACTCAATTAGTGTAGATAAATCAGAGAGTGATAATAGTTCTAAGATTTTAAATATAGTTACCTCAGGAAGTTCTCTGATTTTATCATCAATAATGGATCATCAAGTAAGTGGTGGTGAGTACAAAGTTCAAAATAGTGAATTAGATGAAGGTCTGAGTAGTTTTATAGATATCTCTGCTGGGAGCAGATTAAGTATAACAAAAATTATTACCTACGATTATGATATTGAAGAAAACAGGAATCTATTATCAAAAAGATTAATATCCCAACAGAGCAAAGCTTTAAAAGATGGATTTGAATCTATCATCTTAAATCAGAGATCATTTATGGAGAGTTTCTGGAGTAGAAGTGATATAAAACTAGATGGAAATATAGATATTCAAAGAAGTATAAGGTTTAATCTGTTTCAACTTCTTCAGTCTACAGGTAGAGATGGGAAGAGATCTATAGCTGCAAAGGGTTTAAGTGGACCAGGTTATGAAGGACACTACTTTTGGGATGCAGAGACCTATGTTCTACCATTTTTTATATATACTAACCCTGAAATTGCTAAGAGTATGCTTTTATATAGAATCTCTATTATGGATAAGGCGAGGGAGAGAGCAGATATCCTAGGTCATAAGGGTATACTTTTCCCATGGAGGACAATTAATGGAGAGGAGTCTTCGGCATACTTTCCTGCAGGTACTGCCCAATACCATATAAATGCAGACATAGCCCTTGGACTCTCTAAGTACTTAGAAATAACTGGGGATTTAACAATCTTAGACCAAGGAGGTTGTGAACTTCTATCAGGTACTGCTAACTTTTGGTGTAGTTTAGGAGATACTATAGAGGGAAAGGGTTTCTGTTTTAATGGGGTAACAGGTCCCGATGAGTATACAGCATTAGTTGATAATAACTTTTATACAAATATTATGGCTAAAAAAAACCTGGAGATGGCTGCATATTGGTTAAATGGACGTCATGATACCGAGGAAGTTAACCTATGGATAAAAAGGGCAGGGGAGATCTATCTTCCAAAAAATATAGATATAACCCCCCAGGATGATAGTTTTCTAGGTAAAGAGAAGTGGGACTTTAAAAATACAAGTGATGATAAATATCCACTTTTATTAAACTTTCATCCTTTAAATATATATAGGAAACAGGTCTTAAAACAGGCTGATACAGTAATGGCCCAATTTCTATTCAGAGACTTCTTTCCTCCAGGACTTCTTAAAAGAAATTTTGACTACTATGAAGAGGTCACAACTAGGGACTCATCCTTAAGCGCCTGCGCCCAGGGGATAAATGCTAACTGGTTAGGTTACGAGGATTTAGCTTGGGAGTATTTCTTAGAGACTGTTCATACGGACTTAAAAGACCTACACCAAAATGTATTCCATGGACTACATACAGCCTCTATGGGGGGATCATACCTAATAATACTATTTGGTTTTTTAGGTCTAGATACCCGGGATGGAAATTTAATGTTTCGTCCTAGACTACCTAGATATATTAATAATTTAGAACTTAATGTCTCTATTATGGGGGGGGAATTAAATATAAAAATTAAGGATGATAAGATCTCCTATACACCTATAGATGGGGACATAGAGATTTTTCACTTTAGTAATCTAATTCTGCTAAGTAAAAATGAGACTAAAACTATGAGTCTATATCCTAGGGTTAAGTTACATATTAAACTTGATTCCACCCAGGATAGACTTAATATGGAAGAGTCTATATTTGATGATATAAACAAACATGATCTGCTACCTGAGGAAGTTATGATTATAAGTAGTGGTGATAATATAATTAAATATCTTAACTATTTCTCCCAACCCGATTTAAAGACAAATGATGACCTTGAAAATTTATATAGGGATTCTTGGAGAAAGAACAGGGAGTTTATAGGCTTTAGGCCTAAAATAAAGTAG
- a CDS encoding LacI family DNA-binding transcriptional regulator, whose translation MSNKNSNIYDVAKRAGISIATVSRVINTPDKVSSKTKDRVLSAMRELEFTPKAEARERAKKSIGKIGVIASNLKCLSFVHRLNGISTALNGTPYEIVIVPTKKDEDLGYYLSTAELKNNLDGIIVLSQKLENKTLKILKEISAHVVFVEFGERDFSSISIDNNYGGSLVASYLLDRGYRSFSILTEEESNLKLHPNQMRVTGFINQLIKKGINIPNDMIKYSSVDFDESVKVARELLKDIVRPQAIFATTDLLAAATLKAARELEISVPNELAIIGFDGTDTSNYLNLTTVDQSLEQSGKLAVELLLKRIKNPKDPIQNIYLPLKIIERGTVL comes from the coding sequence ATGTCTAATAAAAATTCAAATATTTATGATGTTGCTAAAAGAGCTGGTATTTCTATCGCTACAGTATCAAGGGTTATTAATACCCCAGATAAAGTAAGTAGTAAAACCAAGGATAGAGTCCTATCTGCCATGAGAGAGCTTGAATTTACACCAAAAGCTGAAGCTAGAGAGAGGGCTAAAAAGAGTATTGGGAAAATTGGAGTTATAGCAAGTAACTTAAAGTGTCTCTCCTTTGTACATAGACTAAATGGTATATCTACAGCTTTAAATGGAACACCCTACGAAATAGTAATAGTTCCAACTAAAAAAGATGAGGATCTAGGTTACTACTTAAGTACTGCTGAACTTAAAAATAACCTAGATGGAATTATTGTTCTTAGTCAAAAACTGGAAAATAAGACACTTAAAATACTAAAGGAAATCTCGGCCCATGTTGTTTTTGTAGAATTTGGAGAGAGGGATTTTTCCAGTATATCAATAGATAATAACTATGGTGGTTCCCTAGTTGCTAGTTACCTATTGGATAGGGGGTATAGATCATTCTCTATTTTAACAGAAGAAGAGAGTAATTTAAAACTACACCCTAATCAGATGAGGGTTACTGGTTTTATTAATCAATTAATAAAAAAGGGAATTAATATCCCTAATGATATGATTAAATACTCATCTGTCGATTTTGATGAGAGTGTGAAAGTTGCTAGGGAACTATTAAAAGATATTGTACGTCCCCAGGCTATTTTTGCAACAACAGACCTTTTAGCTGCAGCAACACTAAAAGCTGCTAGGGAGTTAGAGATATCTGTCCCTAATGAGTTAGCTATTATAGGTTTTGATGGAACAGATACATCTAACTATCTTAATCTAACTACTGTAGATCAATCCTTAGAGCAGTCTGGAAAGCTAGCTGTGGAGTTACTGCTTAAAAGAATTAAAAACCCTAAGGATCCTATACAAAATATATACTTGCCCCTTAAAATAATTGAAAGAGGCACTGTTTTGTAA